In one Oryza glaberrima chromosome 2, OglaRS2, whole genome shotgun sequence genomic region, the following are encoded:
- the LOC127764242 gene encoding pentatricopeptide repeat-containing protein At4g36680, mitochondrial-like — MAALASLLLLRRRGGSHAADALLRALTTAAGEQPLTASAAKTRLRREHDPDRVVSLFEAIDDASLSASSTRHALSLAARRLSRSRRFADAEALLSSHIPASPTEPQLAAVLCSYAAASLPEKALAAFRSAAPSLPSPISPLPFNAVLSVFLRCRRHRRVPVLFDELSKEFSITPDASSYGILVKAYCMLSKDAKAHEVLDQMRGQGFTPTNSIYTTMIDSMYKQKKMEQAERLWKQMLESGRKPDQAVYNTKIMHHSLHGKTEDVLEVIAEMEEAGVKPDTITYNFLMTSYCKHGKMETAKELYRSLGEKGCSANAATYKHMMAQLCAHGDLDGALVIFKESYRSNKVPDFRTMSGLVEGLTKAGRVAEAKNIVAKMKKKFPEQLLSGWMKLEKELGLNSDSGDAGTRAECISEETPSEAEAAMPKTLELEDPSSDETECMAEASTSEEMPRDSA; from the coding sequence ATGGCAgcgctcgcctccctcctcctcctccgccgccgcggcgggagcCACGCCGCCGACGCTCTCCTCCGCGCGCTCACTACCGCCGCTGGAGAGCAGCCACtcacggcgtcggcggccaagACCCGCCTCCGCCGGGAGCACGACCCCGACCGCGTCGTCTCCCTCTTCGAGGCCATCGACGACGCCTCCCTCTCGGCCTCCTCCACCCGCCACGCGCTCTCCCTCGCCGCACGCAGGctctcccgctcccgccgcttcgccgacgccgaggccctcctctcctcccacatCCCGGCCTCCCCCACCGAGCCGCAGCTCGCCGCTGTCCTCTGCTCCTACGCCGCCGCGTCCCTCCCCGAGAAGGCTCTCGCCGCcttccgctccgccgcgccgtccctcCCGTCCCCGATCTCCCCGCTCCCCTTCAACGCCGTCCTCTCCGTGTTCCtccggtgccgccgccaccgccgcgtcccgGTCCTCTTCGACGAGCTCTCCAAGGAGTTCTCCATCACCCCTGACGCCTCCTCCTACGGCATCCTGGTCAAGGCATACTGCATGCTGAGCAAAGACGCCAAGGCACACGAGGTGTTAGATCAAATGCGTGGGCAGGGTTTCACGCCGACCAATAGTATCTACACCACAATGATCGATTCCATGTATAAGCAGAAGAAGATGGAGCAGGCAGAGCGCTTGTGGAAGCAGATGTTGGAGAGCGGACGCAAGCCTGACCAAGCTGTATATAATACAAAGATCATGCACCATAGCCTTCACGGCAAGACGGAAGATGTGCTTGAGGTGATAGCAGAAATGGAGGAAGCTGGAGTGAAGCCGGATACCATCACTTACAATTTCCTCATGACTAGCTACTGCAAGCATGGTAAGATGGAGACTGCCAAGGAGCTGTACAGGTCACTAGGCGAGAAGGGGTGCTCAGCAAACGCTGCCACGTACAAGCATATGATGGCACAGCTGTGTGCCCATGGAGATTTGGACGGTGCATTGGTGATCTTCAAGGAAAGCTATAGGAGCAACAAGGTGCCAGATTTTAGGACAATGAGTGGATTGGTTGAGGGATTGACAAAGGCTGGCAGGGTGGCTGAGGCAAAGAATATTGTTGCCAAGATGAAGAAGAAGTTCCCAGAGCAATTGCTGTCAGGGTGGATGAAACTCGAGAAGGAGCTTGGGTTGAACTCAGATAGCGGAGATGCAGGTACTCGGGCAGAATGTATATCTGAAGAAACTCCTTCTGAGGCCGAGGCTGCTATGCCAAAGACACTTGAGCTGGAAGATCCTTCTTCTGATGAAACAGAATGTATGGCAGAGGCGTCCACTAGTGAGGAAATGCCACGGGATTCTGCTTAA
- the LOC127762128 gene encoding probable metal-nicotianamine transporter YSL14 has product MAQHSAAAAGGDEEVAEAEAAAGSTTTGGATLRHRHAGKGADEHEAAGGGGGGRNGGADDPDATSVERVFADKAVPSWREQLTLRAFVVSALLAVMFSVIVMKLNLTTGIIPSLNVSAGLLGFFFVRLWTSAVERIGLLKQPFTRQENTVIQTCVVSAYGIAFSGGFGSYLFGMSETIAKQATEAKDAQNIKDPHLGWMIGFLFLVSFIGLFALVPLRKIMIVDYKLTYPSGTATAYLINGFHTPEGAKLAKKQVKTLGKYFLFSFFWGFFQWFYTAGDDCGFKNFPTLGLEAYNNRFFFDFSPTYVGVGMICPYIVNVSVLLGGILSWGVMWPLIAKKKGSWYPADISDNSLHGLQAYRVFISIALILGDGLYNFLKVLIRTLAGFISMVQNNSKGMLPVSDNGMSMSTAEEVSFDDERRTEIFLKDQIPKSVAYGGYVVVAALSIGTLPEIFPQLKWYYILVAYIVAPVLAFCNAYGSGLTDWSLASTYGKLAIFVFGAWAGLSHGGVLVGLAACGVMMSIVSTASDLMQDFKTGYLTLASPRSMFISQVIGTGMGCVIAPCVFWLFYKAFSNIGTSGTEYPAPYAIVYRNMAILGVDGFNSLPENCLTLCYIFFAAAIAINLIRDLAPHKVSRFIPLPMAMAIPFYIGSYFAIDMFLGSVILFVWEKLNKAKADAFGPAVASGLICGDGIWTLPQSILALAKVKPPICMKFLSRAANAKVDSFLAG; this is encoded by the exons ATGGCGCAGcacagcgccgcggcggcgggcggggacgaggaggtggcggaggctgaggcggcggcggggagcaccaccaccggcggcgccacgcTCCGGCACCGCCACGCGGGCAAGGGCGCGGACGAgcacgaggcggcgggcggaggcggcggcgggcgcaatggcggcgccgacgacccgGACGCGACGTCGGTGGAGCGGGTGTTCGCGGACAAGGCGGTGCCGTCGTGGAGGGAGCAGCTGACGCTGCGGGCGTTCGTGGTGAGCGCGCTGCTCGCCGTCATGTTCAGCGTGATCGTGATGAAGCTGAACCTCACCACGGGGATCATCCCGTCGCTCAACGTCTCCGCGGGACTGCTCGGCTTCTTCTTCGTCCGCCTCTGGACCTCCGCCGTCGAGCGGATTGGCCTCCTCAAGCAGCCGTTCACGCGCCAGGAGAACACCGTCATCCAGACCTGCGTCGTCTCCGCCTACGGCATCGCCTTCAGCG GTGGGTTTGGCAGTTATTTATTTGGAATGAGTGAAACAATAGCTAAGCAAGCAACAGAGGCTAAAGATGCTCAAAATATCAAGGATCCTCACCTTGGATGGATGattggttttcttttccttgTCAGTTTTATTGGGCTATTTGCACTTGTACCCCTAAGAAAA ATTATGATTGTTGATTACAAGCTCACCTATCCAAGTGGCACAGCAACTGCTTATCTCATCAATGGTTTTCACACACCAGAGGGTGCCAAACTAGCAAA GAAACAAGTAAAGACATTGGGCAAGTACTTTTTATTTAGCTTCTTCTGGGGTTTTTTCCAGTGGTTCTACACTGCCGGTGATGACTGTGGATTCAAGAACTTCCCAACATTGGGCCTAGAAGCTTACAACAACag GTTTTTCTTTGATTTCTCTCCTACATATGTTGGAGTTGGCATGATCTGCCCATATATTGTGAATGTGTCCGTTCTGCTTGGTGGTATCCTCTCATGGGGTGTGATGTGGCCTCTCATTGCCAAGAAGAAAGGGAGTTGGTACCCTGCTGATATCTCAGACAACAGTCTCCATGGGCTGCAAGCTTACAGG GTTTTCATATCCATTGCTTTGATCCTTGGGGATGGTTTATACAACTTCCTCAAGGTGCTTATCCGCACACTTGCAGGCTTTATATCAATGGTTCAGAACAATTCAAAAGGCATGCTTCCTGTTTCAGACAATGGCATGTCCATGTCCACTGCTGAAGAGGTATCCTTCGATGATGAGCGTCGCACTGAAATCTTCCTGAAAGATCAAATTCCTAAGTCAGTTGCATATGGAGGCTATGTCGTAGTTGCTGCTCTATCGATTGGCACCCTTCCTGAGATCTTCCCGCAGCTCAAGTGGTACTACATTTTGGTTGCCTACATCGTTGCACCTGTGCTGGCCTTCTGCAATGCCTACGGAAGTGGTCTCACTGATTGGTCTCTTGCCTCCACCTATGGCAAGCTTGCTATCTTCGTGTTCGGCGCGTGGGCGGGCCTTTCTCACGGTGGTGTGCTCGTAGGACTTGCCGCTTGCGGTGTCATGATGAGCATCGTGTCGACTGCCTCTGACCTGATGCAAGACTTCAAGACTGGATACTTGACTCTGGCATCACCGAGGTCCATGTTTATCAGCCAGGTGATCGGCACCGGGATGGGCTGTGTCATAGCTCCCTGTGTCTTCTGGCTCTTCTACAAGGCCTTCAGCAATATTGGCACAAGCGGCACCGAGTACCCGGCGCCTTATGCCATCGTGTACCGCAACATGGCTATCCTGGGTGTCGATGGCTTCAACTCGCTTCCGGAGAACTGCCTCACTCTCTGCTACATCTTCTTCGCCGCGGCGATCGCCATCAACCTGATCAGAGACCTGGCGCCGCACAAGGTCTCCAGGTTCATCCCGCTCCCCATGGCAATGGCGATCCCTTTCTACATTGGATCGTACTTCGCGATCGATATGTTCCTGGGCAGCGTGATCCTCTTTGTGTGGGAGAAGCTGAACAAGGCCAAGGCGGATGCGTTTGGACCTGCGGTGGCGTCAGGGTTGATCTGCGGTGATGGGATCTGGACTCTTCCCCAGTCCATTCTTGCCCTTGCCAAGGTGAAGCCCCCCATTTGCATGAAATTTTTGTCGAGGGCAGCCAATGCCAAAGTGGATAGCTTCCTTGCCGGTTAG
- the LOC127762129 gene encoding replication protein A 32 kDa subunit B, producing MYGVGVGGGGGGNYDGGGGNASSLFGGGGFMPSQATNAAEGTSGGGGGGFPKSRNAQALLPLTVKQIMDASQTNDDKSNFAVNGMEVSTVRLVGRMLNKLDRVTDVSFTLDDGTGRVPVNRWENDSTDTKEMADIQNGDYVIVNGGLKGFQGKRQVVAYSVRRITNFNDVTHHFLHCVHVHLELTRPKSQVNANTATGTPNQTMPRDSMAYNQSPLTNQASTFSAPQNTGTGTNMIDLVLNVFHDPAVMNDDHGVGVDYVSRRLNLPEETVGKIIIDQVDLGHLYATIDDHHYKSTMNG from the exons ATgtacggcgtcggcgtcggcggcggcggcggcgggaactaCGATGGCGGGGGAGGGAACGCCAGCTccctcttcggcggcggcggattcatGCCCTCGCAGGCGACCAACGCCGCGGAGGggaccagcggcggcggcggcggcggcttccccaAG AGTCGGAACGCCCAGGCGCTGCTCCCGCTCACCGTGAAGCAGATCATGGACGCGTCCCAGACCAACGACGACAAGTCGAATTTTGCTGTCAATGGCATGGAGGTGTCCACG GTTAGGCTTGTAGGACGCATGTTAAATAAGCTTGATCGGGTTACGGATGTATCATTCACTCTTGATGATGGTACAGGCAGGGTACCTGTGAATCGCTG gGAAAACGATAGCACTGATACTAAGGAGATGGCTGACATTCA GAATGGTGACTATGTTATTGTCAATGGTGGTCTAAAAGGTTTTCAAGGGAAGCGTCAGGTGGTTGCTTACTCTGTGAG GCGTATAACCAACTTCAATGATGTAACACATCACTTTCTTCACTGCGTTCATGTGCACTTGGAGCTTACCAGGCCGAAG TCCCAAGTAAATGCTAATACAGCAACAGGAACTCCTAACCAAACTATGCCTAGGGATAGCATGGCGTATAACCAAAGTCCACTTACTAATCAG GCCTCAACATTTTCTGCACCACAAAATACTGGTACTGGAACAAATATGATCGACTTGGTCTTGAATGTTTTTCATGACCCAGCAGTTAT GAATGATGACCATGGAGTAGGCGTAGATTATGTGAGCCGTCGTCTTAATCTACCAGAGGAAACAGTCGG GAAAATCATTATAGACCAAGTTGATCTGGGACATTTGTATGCCACTATCGATGACCACCATTACAAGTCCACAATGAATGGTTGA